The following are encoded together in the Argopecten irradians isolate NY chromosome 5, Ai_NY, whole genome shotgun sequence genome:
- the LOC138324050 gene encoding bone morphogenetic protein receptor type-1B-like produces the protein MADSLHWRVFIYGVWSLVLLATCVPKFCDGLRCFCDHCEDKAVNGTCLAKPNTKCFVSLRVSEENGEKYEIMTYGCLPPDKVTMDQCKGNLVPHEVPKVVECCDSHDLCNLDLNITYMENVLPEEEGVNMKGTDITHLALLISVSVCLIIFIITITTLYIRHRRRDEYPEPFLKDERDQSESFMAHGDSLRGLIDEHTSGSGSGLPFLIQRTIARQIALSKSIGKGRYGEVWKGKWREENVAVKIFFTTEEASWFRETELYQTVLLRHDNILGFIAADIKGTGSWTQLFLITDYHAHGALYDYLKIHILDQDDMLKLAHTASCGLAHLHTEVFGTKGKAAMAHRDIKSKNILVKKDGSCCIADLGLAVRYISETNEVDVAHNSRSGTKRYMAPEVLDETMNKSHFDCYRQADMYSFGLVLWEIARRCVSNGIVEEHQVPYYDCVLNDPSFDEMRKIVCVEKIRPAIPNRWSSDEYLRTMARVMQECWAHNAAARLTALRVKKTLGRLNEQLHKSTKSDS, from the exons ATGGCTGACAGTCTACACTGGCGAGTGTTTATTTACGGTGTTTGGAGTTTGGTGTTACTAGCCACATGTGTACCAAAATTTT GTGATGGATTGAGATGTTTCTGCGACCATTGTGAAGACAAAGCTGTCAATGGCACATGTTTAGCCAAACCAAATACTAAATGTTTTGTCTCGCTGAGAGTGTCAGAAGAGaacggagaaaaatatgaaattatgacataTGGCTGTCTTCCTCCAGATAAAGTTACAATGGACCAA TGTAAAGGGAACCTGGTGCCACATGAGGTACCCAAGGTGGTGGAATGCTGCGACTCCCACGACTTGTGTAACCTTGATCTGAATATTACCTACATGGAAAATGTACTTCCTGAAG AGGAAGGTGTTAATATGAAGGGAACAGATATCACCCATCTGGCTCTGCTGATCTCCGTATCTGTCTGTCTCATTATCTttatcatcaccatcacaaCACTGTACATCAG ACATCGACGACGGGATGAATATCCAGAGCCTTTCCTTAAGGATGAGCGAGACCAGAGTGAATCGTTCATGGCTCACGGCGATTCTTTACGTGGACTTATAGATGAGCACACATCAGGCAGTGGATCAGGACTACCTTTCCTG aTCCAGAGAACGATTGCGAGACAGATAGCTCTGAGTAAAAGCATAGGTAAAGGAAGGTATGGTGAGGTATGGAAGGGCAAATGGAGAGAGGAAAACGTGGCAGTAAAGATCTTCTTTACGACGGAGGAGGCTAGCTGGTTCCGAGAGACCGAACTGTACCAGACAGTGCTGTTACGTCACGACAACATTCTGG GTTTTATTGCGGCTGATATTAAGGGGACAGGATCTTGGACCCAACTGTTTCTCATCACCGACTACCATGCTCACGGCGCCCTGTACGACTACCTAAAGATCCACATTCTGGACCAGGACGACATGTTAAAACTGGCCCACACGGCCTCGTGTGGACTGGCTCATTTACATACAGAGGTGTTCGGTACAAAAG GGAAAGCTGCTATGGCACACAGAGACATCAaaagtaaaaacattttagtgaagaagGACGGCAGCTGTTGTATAGCTGATTTGGGGCTAGCCGTTAGATATATCag CGAGACAAATGAAGTAGATGTTGCCCACAACTCGCGGTCCGGTACCAAACGTTACATGGCCCCTGAGGTCCTGGACGAGACTATGAACAAATCACACTTCGACTGCTATAGACAAGCAGACATGTACTCATTTGGTCTGGTTCTGTGGGAAATCGCTAGACGCTGTGTATCTAATG GAATTGTAGAGGAACACCAGGTCCCCTACTACGACTGTGTTCTCAACGATCCCAGCTTTGATGAGATGAGAAAAATTGTGTGTGTAGAAAAAATCCGACCCGCTATTCCAAACAGATGGTCCTCTGATGAG TACCTACGGACAATGGCCCGAGTGATGCAGGAATGCTGGGCACACAACGCAGCAGCCAGGCTCACAGCTCTCCGTGTTAAAAAGACTCTGGGTAGACTGAACGAACAGCTCCACAAATCCACAAAATCAGACAGCTAG